A genomic segment from Neobacillus sp. YX16 encodes:
- the ftsX gene encoding permease-like cell division protein FtsX, translated as MKIRTLGRHARESFKSIGRNGWMTFASVSAVTVTLILVGVFFVIMMNLNKVAETIEEDVQIRVHIDVAANDEDQQKLKSAIENISEVQSVKFSSKEQELEELIKSMGEDGQAFKLFEQDNPLNDVFIVKTKKPQDTMKAAKEIGKLEYVTKAVYGKGTVEKLFNFIKASRNVGIVLIAGLFFTAVFLISNTIKITIIARRREIKIMRLVGATNNFIRWPFFLEGLWLGILGAILPIILISIAYYNAYEYLAPKLIGNFIQILPFSPFMYQVSGLLLLMGGLIGIWGSVMSVRKFLKV; from the coding sequence ATGAAAATTAGAACTCTTGGCCGTCATGCGCGTGAAAGCTTTAAGAGTATTGGAAGAAATGGCTGGATGACGTTTGCCTCCGTAAGTGCTGTTACGGTAACGCTCATTTTAGTTGGTGTCTTTTTCGTTATTATGATGAATCTCAATAAAGTGGCTGAGACCATAGAAGAGGACGTGCAAATTCGCGTTCACATCGATGTTGCAGCAAATGATGAAGATCAGCAAAAGTTAAAAAGTGCGATTGAAAATATTTCAGAAGTACAGAGTGTGAAATTTTCATCCAAGGAACAAGAGCTTGAAGAGTTAATTAAGAGCATGGGTGAGGATGGACAAGCATTTAAACTTTTCGAACAAGACAATCCACTTAACGATGTATTTATCGTAAAAACGAAAAAGCCACAAGATACTATGAAAGCAGCAAAGGAAATTGGAAAGCTAGAGTATGTTACGAAGGCTGTGTACGGTAAGGGAACGGTTGAAAAATTATTTAACTTTATCAAAGCAAGCCGAAATGTAGGAATTGTATTAATCGCTGGATTATTTTTCACTGCGGTATTCTTAATATCTAATACTATTAAAATTACGATCATAGCTCGCCGTAGAGAAATTAAGATTATGAGGCTGGTAGGAGCAACGAATAACTTTATTAGGTGGCCATTCTTCTTAGAAGGATTATGGCTTGGCATCCTTGGTGCAATCCTGCCAATTATTTTAATATCGATTGCTTACTATAACGCTTATGAGTATCTAGCACCAAAGTTAATAGGGAACTTCATTCAAATTCTTCCATTTAGCCCGTTTATGTATCAGGTTTCTGGACTCCTTCTTTTAATGGGAGGTTTAATCGGAATCTGGGGCAGTGTGATGTCAGTTAGAAAGTTCTTAAAGGTTTAA
- the cccB gene encoding cytochrome c551 gives MKKKLLKMLLGTALVMGLAACGGGDDEGGDTAQAGDAEKVYSQKCSSCHGGDLKGGMGPDLTAVGATKSKDEIAAIIKDGTDGGMPAGLIEGEDLDKVADWLSAKK, from the coding sequence ATGAAGAAAAAACTGCTAAAGATGTTACTGGGAACAGCTCTAGTTATGGGTCTTGCTGCATGTGGCGGCGGGGACGACGAGGGTGGAGACACAGCACAAGCAGGTGATGCTGAAAAAGTTTATTCACAAAAGTGCTCAAGCTGCCATGGCGGTGACTTAAAGGGTGGTATGGGACCTGACCTAACTGCTGTTGGAGCTACCAAGTCAAAAGATGAAATTGCTGCTATCATCAAAGATGGTACAGACGGCGGAATGCCAGCAGGTCTAATTGAAGGCGAAGACCTTGATAAGGTTGCAGATTGGCTTTCAGCTAAAAAGTAA
- a CDS encoding Ig-like domain-containing protein produces the protein MRYSGLLNKTKFQVLVILVLFIQLLGNQQIFFITNVKGAATDPKLTIDTPITGDFSKVTNVTISGTVENMPPETPITLYDGTEEKGTTNDVIDNIWTISIPLAEGIHTITAGFDVDGVQIISNPIELTIDSTLPNITFINPSNGDYLNSRSIEGTTEPSAAVKICMDCTEDSEGKVIGTWVSVNADSMGKWVYQDSKLTEGSHTVYANATDLAGNNGNINKATFILDTLRPQVLPDIFPKQDMTQVSLNPTIRVKISDATALNDNQDVISKSINLSHDGINVDGTINYNNLTNEITFTPLNPLSPSTKYNVLISPLGIIDSAENSAFPRFWSFTTVGTAPGEHQNPHGSYTNNVNTCGNCHNTHASKDPELISPKMETAPEQIVQKENLASDNYCMACHDGTVAPLPENRLTAHTHNAAVKIDGKPSGSSCASCHNPHLDWSEKNPNMAQDHITYKHLPSDPVDPNKPTEEISSKEQLCESCHENDSAERIANPAVEYRVFKYSKSSTAIGIYEDYELCLRCHNGDFKQKYEKIADIASHYNNLTEEIKKQYEDINGQSSFSNREITVEEKDFSGHIIKAQDGSPLVGYLPCAECHDTHGSNNIKQLKESLGHESVQSFNAVDTDSKIIKVLIGSTEREFKILTDSKGREFCMACHNGTTAIYGVTGQKYDSTRIQHSDNPDKACSYCHGRGETEVERAFSAAHAPKQGIVPEP, from the coding sequence ATGAGGTATAGTGGCCTTCTAAATAAGACCAAATTTCAAGTACTTGTCATACTTGTTTTATTTATTCAATTGTTAGGAAATCAGCAAATATTTTTTATAACAAATGTAAAGGGTGCGGCAACTGATCCCAAGTTAACGATTGATACACCAATAACAGGTGATTTTTCAAAAGTAACAAACGTAACTATTTCCGGTACTGTTGAGAATATGCCACCTGAAACCCCTATTACTCTTTATGATGGTACAGAGGAAAAAGGAACAACCAATGATGTGATAGATAACATCTGGACTATTTCAATACCATTAGCTGAAGGAATTCATACTATTACTGCTGGATTTGACGTGGACGGAGTTCAAATAATTTCCAATCCTATTGAACTAACAATTGATTCTACCCTGCCAAATATAACATTTATCAATCCAAGCAATGGTGATTATTTGAATTCTAGAAGTATAGAAGGAACCACAGAACCTTCTGCTGCCGTAAAAATTTGTATGGATTGTACAGAGGATTCAGAAGGCAAAGTCATAGGAACATGGGTGTCCGTTAATGCTGATAGTATGGGGAAATGGGTGTATCAGGATTCCAAATTAACCGAAGGCAGCCATACTGTTTATGCAAATGCAACTGACCTAGCAGGTAACAATGGAAATATTAATAAAGCTACCTTTATATTAGATACTTTACGACCACAAGTCTTGCCAGATATTTTTCCTAAACAGGATATGACGCAAGTTTCGTTGAATCCTACTATAAGAGTTAAGATATCGGATGCAACTGCTTTAAATGACAATCAGGACGTAATTAGTAAAAGTATCAATCTCTCCCATGATGGTATAAATGTTGATGGAACGATCAATTATAATAATTTAACAAACGAGATAACCTTCACACCATTGAATCCATTATCACCGAGTACAAAATATAATGTCTTGATTAGTCCATTAGGGATTATTGATTCGGCTGAAAATAGTGCTTTCCCAAGATTTTGGTCGTTCACGACTGTTGGAACCGCACCAGGTGAACATCAGAATCCACATGGAAGTTATACTAATAACGTAAATACCTGTGGGAATTGCCATAATACACACGCATCGAAGGATCCTGAATTGATTTCACCTAAAATGGAAACCGCACCAGAGCAAATAGTGCAAAAAGAGAATCTTGCATCTGACAACTATTGTATGGCTTGTCATGACGGTACAGTAGCGCCATTGCCCGAGAATAGGCTTACCGCACATACCCATAATGCAGCTGTAAAGATTGATGGTAAACCAAGTGGGAGTTCCTGTGCAAGCTGTCATAATCCTCATTTGGATTGGTCAGAAAAAAATCCAAACATGGCACAAGACCATATTACTTATAAGCATTTACCATCGGATCCGGTAGATCCGAATAAACCAACAGAGGAAATTAGCAGTAAGGAACAATTGTGTGAGTCTTGTCATGAAAACGATAGTGCCGAAAGAATTGCTAATCCTGCTGTAGAGTATCGAGTTTTCAAATATAGTAAATCGAGTACAGCAATTGGAATCTATGAAGATTATGAGCTCTGCCTCCGCTGTCATAATGGAGATTTCAAACAGAAATATGAAAAGATTGCTGATATAGCAAGTCATTACAATAATTTGACCGAAGAAATCAAGAAACAGTATGAAGATATCAACGGACAATCCTCCTTCTCTAATCGTGAGATAACAGTAGAGGAGAAAGATTTTTCAGGACATATTATCAAAGCTCAAGATGGTAGTCCTCTTGTTGGGTACCTTCCATGTGCAGAGTGTCATGATACCCATGGGTCTAACAATATAAAACAACTTAAAGAATCATTAGGGCACGAGAGTGTACAGTCATTTAATGCTGTTGATACTGATAGTAAAATTATTAAAGTATTAATTGGTTCTACTGAGCGAGAGTTCAAAATATTAACAGATTCCAAGGGGCGGGAATTCTGTATGGCCTGTCACAATGGCACAACTGCCATCTACGGGGTCACAGGACAAAAATATGACTCAACGCGAATACAGCATAGTGATAATCCTGACAAAGCCTGCTCATACTGTCATGGTAGAGGGGAGACAGAGGTGGAAAGAGCATTTAGTGCTGCTCATGCACCTAAACAGGGAATAGTACCAGAACCATAA
- the ftsE gene encoding cell division ATP-binding protein FtsE produces the protein MIEMQDVFKKYPNGVTAINGIDVRINQGEFVYVVGPSGAGKSTFIKMMYREEVPTSGTITMNGVNLAKIKNKKVPIFRRNLGVVFQDFKLLPMKTVYENVAFALEVIEAQPKYIKKRVMEVLDLVNLKHKARMLPTELSGGEQQRVSIARSIVNSPKVVIADEPTGNLDPETSWEIMSIFEEINNRGTTIVMATHNREIVNTIKHRVIAIEAGKIARDEQRGDYGYEN, from the coding sequence ATGATAGAAATGCAGGATGTGTTTAAAAAGTACCCAAATGGGGTTACTGCCATAAATGGGATTGACGTACGGATTAACCAAGGCGAGTTTGTCTATGTAGTTGGTCCAAGTGGTGCGGGGAAGTCTACGTTCATTAAAATGATGTATCGTGAGGAAGTCCCAACTTCAGGTACAATCACGATGAATGGTGTTAACCTGGCTAAAATAAAAAATAAGAAAGTGCCTATTTTCAGGCGGAATCTTGGTGTAGTCTTTCAAGACTTTAAACTGTTGCCAATGAAAACCGTTTATGAGAATGTTGCCTTTGCACTTGAAGTTATTGAAGCGCAGCCGAAATATATCAAGAAGCGCGTAATGGAAGTACTTGACCTTGTTAACCTTAAGCATAAAGCAAGAATGCTTCCAACAGAGTTATCCGGAGGCGAGCAGCAGCGTGTTTCGATTGCCCGTTCGATTGTTAACTCACCAAAGGTAGTAATAGCGGACGAACCTACAGGTAACCTTGATCCAGAGACATCATGGGAAATCATGAGTATCTTTGAAGAGATTAATAACAGGGGTACTACGATTGTAATGGCAACTCATAATCGGGAAATCGTCAACACCATTAAACATCGTGTAATAGCCATTGAGGCTGGTAAAATAGCACGTGATGAACAAAGAGGTGATTACGGTTATGAAAATTAG
- the prfB gene encoding peptide chain release factor 2 (programmed frameshift): MEIAEIRNELEKSAKKLADFRGSLDLENKEARIAELDDQMLHPDFWNDQQAAQTVIGEANALKDQVNEFSDLFETFENLEVSYELVKEESDAELQTELEEELIKLTSRLNEFELQLLLSEEYDKHNAILELHPGAGGTESQDWGSMLLRMYTRWAEKKGFKVETLDYLPGDEAGIKSVTLAIRGHNAYGYLKAEKGVHRLVRISPFDASGRRHTSFVSCEVMPEFNDEIEIEIRTEDLKIDTYRASGAGGQHINTTDSAVRITHMPTGVVVTCQNERSQIKNREAAMKMLKAKLYQREIEQQEKELLEIRGEQKEIGWGSQIRSYVFHPYSMVKDHRTSAESGNVQGVMDGDLDPFIDAYLRSRIS; this comes from the exons ATGGAAATAGCAGAAATTCGAAATGAACTTGAAAAATCAGCTAAGAAATTAGCGGACTTTAGGGGGTCTCTT GACCTTGAAAATAAGGAAGCGCGCATAGCTGAATTGGATGATCAAATGCTTCATCCTGATTTCTGGAACGACCAGCAGGCGGCCCAAACTGTCATTGGTGAAGCCAATGCTTTAAAGGATCAGGTAAATGAGTTTAGTGACTTATTCGAAACATTTGAGAATCTTGAAGTAAGCTATGAGCTTGTAAAAGAAGAAAGTGATGCGGAACTCCAGACAGAGCTTGAGGAAGAGTTAATCAAACTGACCTCAAGATTAAATGAATTTGAACTTCAGCTGCTGCTAAGCGAAGAATATGATAAACATAATGCGATATTAGAGCTGCACCCAGGTGCTGGTGGAACAGAGTCACAGGACTGGGGCTCGATGCTGCTCCGTATGTATACACGTTGGGCAGAGAAAAAGGGCTTTAAGGTTGAAACACTTGATTATCTTCCTGGTGATGAAGCGGGGATTAAAAGTGTAACCTTGGCGATAAGAGGTCATAACGCATACGGTTATTTAAAGGCGGAAAAAGGGGTCCATCGTTTAGTCAGGATTTCACCGTTTGATGCTTCTGGCCGTCGTCATACATCCTTTGTATCGTGTGAGGTTATGCCTGAATTTAATGATGAAATTGAAATAGAAATCCGTACTGAGGATCTAAAAATAGATACGTATCGTGCCAGCGGTGCAGGTGGACAGCATATTAATACCACTGATTCAGCTGTGAGGATTACCCATATGCCAACAGGGGTTGTTGTTACCTGTCAGAATGAGCGCTCACAGATTAAGAACCGTGAAGCAGCGATGAAAATGTTGAAAGCCAAGCTTTATCAACGCGAAATCGAACAGCAGGAAAAAGAACTACTGGAAATTCGCGGTGAACAAAAAGAAATCGGCTGGGGCAGCCAAATTCGCTCCTACGTATTCCACCCTTATTCAATGGTAAAGGATCATCGGACGAGTGCAGAAAGTGGAAACGTCCAAGGTGTTATGGATGGAGATTTGGATCCATTTATTGATGCTTACCTTCGTTCTAGAATTTCATAA
- a CDS encoding YitT family protein, giving the protein MNKRKSNQTASKFESALEYINVIIGSAIIALAFNVFLLPNQIASGGVSGISTILLSVLGWEPAYVQWAFNIPLFIAGVILLGKQFGVKTLVGTLFLPFVVFLTKNIEPWTNDALLSALFGGIAVGLGLGIVFRGNASTGGTDLAAQIITKYTGLTLGTSVVLIDGLIVISAALVFDIERGLYALIALYVTSKTIDLVQVGFGRSKTAMIITNKQEEVRAGILNKIDRGVTKLSAYGGFTDNERPVLMCVVDQREFTKLKQLVKTLDPTAFVVVMDASEVLGEGFKRA; this is encoded by the coding sequence ATGAATAAGAGAAAAAGTAACCAGACTGCATCGAAATTTGAAAGTGCTTTAGAATACATAAACGTAATAATCGGATCTGCTATTATCGCGCTGGCCTTTAATGTTTTTCTGCTGCCTAATCAAATTGCTTCAGGAGGAGTCAGCGGAATCAGTACGATATTATTAAGCGTGCTCGGATGGGAACCTGCTTACGTACAGTGGGCTTTTAATATTCCATTGTTTATTGCTGGAGTTATTTTACTAGGAAAACAATTTGGGGTTAAAACCCTTGTCGGTACATTATTTTTACCATTTGTTGTTTTTTTAACAAAGAATATTGAACCGTGGACGAATGACGCATTACTTAGTGCTTTGTTTGGCGGGATTGCAGTAGGTCTTGGGCTTGGAATTGTTTTTAGAGGAAATGCTTCAACAGGCGGAACGGACTTGGCGGCACAAATTATTACAAAATATACAGGGTTAACACTTGGAACGAGTGTTGTTCTGATTGATGGACTTATCGTCATTTCAGCTGCTCTTGTGTTCGATATTGAACGTGGATTATATGCACTCATTGCCTTATATGTAACAAGCAAAACGATAGATTTGGTTCAGGTTGGTTTTGGCAGGTCGAAAACGGCGATGATAATTACGAATAAGCAAGAGGAAGTTCGCGCGGGAATTCTAAATAAAATTGACCGGGGCGTGACAAAACTATCTGCATATGGTGGGTTTACCGATAATGAACGTCCAGTTCTTATGTGTGTAGTTGATCAACGTGAGTTCACAAAATTGAAACAATTGGTTAAAACCCTTGACCCGACTGCGTTTGTCGTCGTTATGGATGCTTCTGAAGTGCTGGGAGAAGGTTTCAAAAGGGCGTAA